A single window of Candidatus Synechococcus calcipolaris G9 DNA harbors:
- a CDS encoding DUF4007 family protein: MNKARVPSLSVFARHETFHPRFGWLKKGFDGACRNPNIFLDDDATVQLGVGKNMVRSIRYWCNAFGLLEDDKPTEFGKALLGKWDPYLEDPASLWLLHWQLLQPPCYATAWSFVFNHFNKLEFTYGDLFHELGEYRDRTITRIADSSLKKDVSCILRMYTEQPTKASSGEESLDCPFTELRLIQLAGDTRHYVFHIGPKQNLPAEVIVYAALVFAHQMYPTARTIPVSNLLYDPGSPGVIFKINEAAICDAIDRVKHQFKELSWADAAGKLQFNFRTADICNLALDILKAYYDEHQGKAA; the protein is encoded by the coding sequence ATGAATAAGGCTAGAGTACCTAGTTTATCGGTCTTTGCCCGGCATGAGACATTTCATCCTCGGTTTGGCTGGCTGAAGAAAGGATTCGATGGTGCTTGCCGAAACCCCAATATCTTCCTAGATGACGATGCCACGGTACAGCTTGGTGTTGGGAAGAACATGGTGCGCTCCATTCGCTACTGGTGTAATGCTTTTGGGCTGCTAGAAGATGATAAGCCGACCGAGTTTGGTAAGGCATTATTGGGTAAATGGGATCCGTACTTAGAGGATCCAGCCTCTCTGTGGCTGCTACATTGGCAGTTACTTCAGCCGCCCTGCTACGCTACCGCTTGGAGCTTTGTTTTTAACCACTTCAACAAGTTGGAGTTTACCTACGGTGATCTTTTTCATGAGCTAGGAGAGTATCGCGATCGCACCATTACCCGTATTGCCGATTCATCCCTGAAAAAAGATGTGAGCTGTATTCTGCGGATGTACACTGAGCAGCCCACCAAGGCCTCCAGTGGGGAAGAGTCTCTAGATTGCCCCTTTACCGAGCTACGGCTGATACAACTAGCGGGGGATACCCGTCACTACGTCTTTCATATTGGGCCGAAGCAAAACCTACCAGCGGAGGTGATTGTCTACGCAGCTTTAGTTTTTGCCCATCAAATGTATCCAACCGCCCGCACTATCCCCGTTAGTAACCTACTCTATGACCCTGGTAGCCCTGGGGTGATCTTTAAGATCAATGAGGCTGCTATCTGTGACGCTATTGACCGAGTGAAGCATCAGTTCAAAGAATTGAGTTGGGCGGATGCGGCAGGTAAACTGCAATTTAATTTTCGGACTGCGGATATTTGTAATCTAGCGTTAGATATACTAAAGGCTTATTATGACGAACACCAGGGCAAAGCGGCATGA
- a CDS encoding HNH endonuclease domain-containing protein: MGKAGKVLGQILTSYGISQGKLAEQLGIARSNVHRWVAEIRDPNSETVQGIITALKAINPDAADEFIGLYASGLAVGQDTFAEANSGAWINPVSGGLERLPDTEGLNVAALSRLFDKTTTSYKYVFFLSLLDILRRQNFDIDSTISLRDLLIEILVNAWYPHTYFKLSFGIQDKIAIKLDSLELDLDKPAFDELEKNLLREEISKRNLDNLLIGKDSLMRYVPFRLITPFLSQQLKAYKSQSRGTTRNDDIENEIITALAEQYFDTAKPLYKFNGNSPKLCKSIQLSSEWISYIRINYSIVRGWVSWKWLQYMQSKNPSTPAISNKLFPQIRRGALASQTKYWQKILEYTDEISCIYSNRPLRADSKLSLDHYLPWSFVAHDQIWNLVPTFSDVNSSKSKIIPSSVYFDSFVRVHYLGLKIWKEKMIKDKTLNRFIDMYISDLRLHTKDDLTDFEKLSKAYNSTFQPLLSLATSLGFEAGWNYSQN, from the coding sequence ATGGGAAAAGCTGGTAAGGTTCTAGGGCAAATTCTAACAAGTTACGGCATCAGCCAGGGTAAGTTGGCTGAACAGCTTGGTATTGCTCGATCTAACGTTCACAGATGGGTCGCTGAGATTAGAGATCCTAATTCTGAGACAGTTCAGGGGATAATCACGGCGCTTAAGGCAATCAATCCTGATGCTGCGGATGAATTTATCGGTTTATATGCTTCAGGCTTGGCTGTAGGTCAAGATACTTTTGCTGAAGCGAATTCAGGAGCATGGATAAATCCCGTTAGCGGAGGGTTGGAACGACTTCCTGACACTGAAGGATTAAATGTTGCTGCATTATCCAGACTGTTTGACAAAACAACGACTTCTTATAAATATGTCTTTTTCCTTTCTCTGTTAGACATCTTGAGAAGACAAAACTTTGATATTGACTCTACAATCAGTCTTAGAGATTTGTTAATTGAGATATTGGTTAATGCTTGGTATCCTCACACATATTTCAAGTTGTCATTTGGCATACAGGACAAGATCGCTATTAAACTAGATTCCCTGGAACTGGATCTTGATAAGCCAGCATTTGATGAATTGGAGAAAAACCTGCTTAGAGAAGAGATATCTAAAAGAAATTTGGATAATCTTTTGATAGGTAAAGACTCATTGATGCGATATGTACCATTTCGACTGATTACGCCTTTTCTATCACAACAACTAAAGGCATATAAGAGTCAAAGCCGAGGTACAACAAGAAATGATGATATTGAGAATGAAATAATTACGGCTCTAGCTGAACAGTATTTTGATACAGCTAAACCACTTTATAAATTTAATGGGAATTCCCCGAAGTTATGCAAATCTATTCAGTTAAGCTCTGAATGGATTTCTTACATTAGGATAAATTATTCTATTGTTAGGGGATGGGTTTCTTGGAAATGGTTGCAATATATGCAGAGCAAGAATCCTAGCACTCCTGCCATATCAAATAAATTATTCCCTCAGATTAGAAGAGGTGCATTAGCTTCTCAGACAAAGTATTGGCAAAAGATTCTAGAATACACCGATGAAATTAGCTGTATTTATTCAAATCGACCTTTGAGGGCAGATTCAAAGCTGTCTCTTGATCACTATCTGCCTTGGTCATTTGTAGCACATGACCAGATTTGGAATCTAGTTCCAACTTTCAGTGATGTCAATTCATCAAAGTCTAAAATCATTCCCTCATCAGTTTACTTTGACTCGTTTGTTAGAGTTCATTACTTAGGCTTGAAAATCTGGAAGGAAAAAATGATCAAAGACAAAACATTGAATAGATTCATTGATATGTATATTTCTGACTTAAGACTGCATACAAAAGATGACTTGACTGACTTTGAAAAACTTAGTAAGGCTTATAACTCTACGTTTCAACCTTTGCTGTCTTTAGCTACAAGTTTAGGATTTGAAGCGGGTTGGAATTACAGTCAGAATTAG